Proteins encoded within one genomic window of Eleutherodactylus coqui strain aEleCoq1 chromosome 1, aEleCoq1.hap1, whole genome shotgun sequence:
- the HTR2B gene encoding 5-hydroxytryptamine receptor 2B, with product MHDVVVTYPRLPAILHKSVLWHEMPEFNHSYILTFFNDTKTDTAPSKCWLALLTLMVIVPTIGGNILVILAISLEKKLQNATNYFLMSLAVADLLVGIFVMPIALLTIMFKPAWPLPQCLCAIWLFLDVLFSTASIIHLCAISLDRYIAIKKPIQASQFNTRAKTLIKIAVVWLISAGIAVPIPIQGLLEPNTIFNTNNTCVVRTEYFKYFIIYGSLAAFFVPFGIMVVIYFLTIHLLRKKAYLIKNKPPQRLTWSTVSTVFQRDMTPGSSPEKVAMLDGQRRERTLQINSDEMPLRRLSSVGKKSMQTITNEQRASKVLGIVFFLFVFMWCPFFVTNVASVLCDPSNCDPEIIKMLMEIFVWVGYVSSGVNPLVYTLFNKTFRDAFGRYITCNFRGMRPVGILRNCSTRISFRSSMAENSKLIMKHSMKNGITPVMYPSPLRLRNSQLESSTILLDTLLLTENEAGKTEEQVSYV from the exons ATGCATGACGTTGTTGTAACATACCCCAGGTTACCTGCAATCCTCCACAAGTCTGTTCTCTGGCACGAAATGCCAGAGTTCAACCATTCCTATATACTTACTTTTTTTAATGATACCAAGACTGACACCGCACCTTCGAAGTGCTGGCTTGCCCTTCTAACCCTTATGGTCATTGTGCCTACCATTGGAGGCAACATCCTGGTAATCTTGGCGATATCACTGGAGAAGAAACTACAGAATGCTACTAACTACTTCCTTATGTCACTGGCTGTGGCAGATCTGCTGGTTGGAATATTTGTTATGCCAATCGCTCTTCTCACCATTATGTTCA AACCTGCCTGGCCACTTCCACAATGCCTATGTGCAATCTGGCTGTTCTTGGACGTCCTGTTTTCCACAGCTTCTATTATACACCTTTGTGCCATATCTCTAGATCGCTACATTGCCATCAAGAAACCAATCCAAGCCAGTCAATTCAACACTAGAGCCAAAACGCTTATTAAGATTGCAGTGGTGTGGCTGATATCAGCAG GCATTGCTGTTCCCATACCGATCCAAGGACTCCTAGAGCCAAACACCATCTTCAACACAAACAACACCTGTGTGGTTCGGACAGAGTATTTCAAGTACTTTATTATTTACGGCTCCTTGGCTGCATTTTTTGTCCCATTCGGGATTATGGTGGTCATTTACTTCCTGACCATTCACTTGTTGAGAAAAAAGGCATATCTAATCAAGAACAAGCCTCCTCAGCGCCTCACCTGGTCTACAGTATCTACAGTCTTCCAGAGGGATATGACCCCTGGTTCCTCTCCAGAGAAAGTTGCCATGTTGGATGGCCAAAGACGAGAACGGACATTGCAGATCAACAGTGATGAAATGCCCCTTCGAAGGCTTTCTAGTGTAGGGAAGAAGTCTATGCAAACCATCACGAATGAGCAAAGGGCTTCCAAAGTCTTGGGAATAGTCTTTTTCCTCTTTGTTTTCATGTGGTGCCCCTTTTTCGTTACAAACGTGGCTTCAGTTCTCTGCGATCCAAGCAACTGTGATCCCGAAATAATCAAGATGTTAATGGAAATCTTTGTGTGGGTTGGGTATGTGTCATCTGGGGTAAACCCTTTAGTCTACACACTATTTAACAAAACCTTCAGAGATGCCTTTGGGCGTTACATCACCTGCAACTTTCGTGGCATGCGGCCAGTGGGAATCCTTCGAAACTGCTCTACTCGGATTTCATTTCGGAGCTCAATGGCGGAAAATTCGAAACTGATCATGAAACATAGCATGAAAAATGGGATAACCCCAGTCATGTACCCGAGCCCATTGAGACTGAGGAACTCTCAGCTCGAGTCATCGACTATCCTGCTCGACACATTATTACTCACTGAAAACGAAGCTGGAAAGACTGAAGAGCAAGTGAGCTATGTATAA